In Gammaproteobacteria bacterium, the following proteins share a genomic window:
- the lpxC gene encoding UDP-3-O-acyl-N-acetylglucosamine deacetylase: MIKQRTLKNVVRATGVGIHTGQKVFITLKPADVDTGIVFTRTDCENSPSIKADASLVGDTSMSTTLIQDGIRVATVEHLMAAFSGMGIDNCRVELSSSEVPIMDGSSGPFVFLIQSAGIKFQDKAKKFIKIIKPVEVQHGDKVARFEPHDGFKLKFEIEFNHPAFSDHTKTKEIDLSMNAFVKEISRARTFGFMRDIEMLHASNLAKGGSMDNAIVLDDYRVLNQDGLRYEDEFVKHKILDAIGDIYQLGHPVIGSFYGYKSGHALNNQLARELLQQQDAWELVTFEEKAQKEENLFPVFA, encoded by the coding sequence ATGATAAAACAAAGAACCCTGAAAAATGTTGTGAGAGCTACAGGTGTCGGCATTCATACCGGTCAAAAAGTGTTTATTACTTTGAAACCTGCTGACGTTGATACCGGTATTGTTTTTACCAGAACAGATTGCGAGAATTCTCCCAGTATAAAGGCTGATGCGTCTTTAGTGGGTGATACCAGTATGTCAACAACATTGATTCAAGATGGAATCCGTGTGGCAACTGTTGAGCATTTGATGGCAGCATTTAGCGGAATGGGTATTGACAATTGTCGTGTTGAACTCAGTTCCTCTGAAGTGCCAATTATGGATGGCAGTTCGGGTCCATTTGTATTCCTTATTCAATCCGCAGGAATTAAATTTCAGGATAAGGCTAAGAAATTTATCAAAATAATCAAACCGGTTGAAGTCCAACACGGGGATAAAGTTGCCCGCTTTGAACCTCACGATGGATTTAAACTTAAATTTGAGATTGAATTTAACCACCCAGCATTTAGTGATCACACTAAAACCAAAGAAATTGATTTGAGTATGAATGCTTTTGTGAAAGAAATTTCCAGAGCCAGAACTTTTGGTTTTATGCGAGATATTGAGATGCTTCATGCCAGTAATTTAGCCAAAGGCGGTAGCATGGATAATGCTATTGTGTTGGATGATTATCGTGTACTTAACCAAGATGGTTTAAGATACGAAGATGAATTTGTTAAACACAAAATTCTGGACGCAATTGGTGATATTTATCAATTGGGTCATCCTGTTATTGGTTCATTCTATGGATATAAATCCGGACATGCATTGAATAATCAACTCGCCAGAGAGTTATTACAACAGCAAGATGCCTGGGAACTGGTTACATTTGAAGAGAAAGCACAAAAAGAAGAAAATTTATTCCCTGTATTTGCGTAG
- the ftsZ gene encoding cell division protein FtsZ produces MFEIMENDSSGAVIKVIGLGGGGGNTVQQMVEADIQGVEFICANTDIQALEKTRCKNIIRIGQNVTKGLGAGANPEVGRQAALEDRERFKEVLANTDMVFITAGMGGGTGTGAAPVVAQIAKEMNILTVAVVTKPFPFEGKRRMAVADKGIKDLEQYVDSLITIPNGKLLTHFDRGTTLLNAFKASNDVLHGAVQGISDLITCPGMVNVDFADVKTVMSEMGMAMMGTGIGRGDDRALHATELAIHSPLLEDIDMHGAKGILVNITSGLDLELGEVQEIGEMVEEYTSENSTVVIGTAIDPDMEGEIRVTVVATGLNGTAEPKVKLVKDLNSDEDRTSNPVLDKLYVPKRTTVGAGSSLMSDSDDDSVSIRAEKDPMMSDDYLNIPAFLRNQVD; encoded by the coding sequence ATGTTTGAAATAATGGAAAATGACAGCTCAGGAGCTGTAATTAAGGTCATCGGTTTAGGCGGTGGCGGTGGAAACACGGTCCAGCAAATGGTTGAAGCCGATATTCAAGGTGTCGAATTTATCTGTGCCAATACAGATATTCAGGCTCTTGAAAAAACTCGTTGTAAAAATATCATAAGAATTGGTCAAAACGTCACCAAAGGTTTGGGTGCAGGTGCAAACCCTGAAGTCGGCAGACAAGCAGCTTTGGAAGATCGTGAACGCTTCAAAGAGGTTCTTGCGAATACTGATATGGTATTTATCACTGCCGGTATGGGCGGAGGAACAGGAACAGGTGCGGCTCCGGTTGTGGCGCAAATCGCCAAAGAAATGAACATCCTCACAGTTGCAGTTGTTACCAAGCCATTTCCTTTTGAAGGAAAACGCAGAATGGCGGTTGCTGATAAAGGCATTAAAGATTTGGAACAATATGTTGATTCGTTAATTACCATACCAAATGGTAAATTGCTGACACATTTTGACAGAGGTACTACGTTGCTCAATGCATTCAAAGCGTCTAATGATGTTCTTCATGGTGCTGTTCAAGGAATTTCCGATTTGATTACTTGCCCTGGTATGGTTAACGTCGATTTCGCTGACGTAAAAACCGTTATGTCAGAAATGGGTATGGCAATGATGGGCACAGGAATCGGCAGAGGTGATGACAGAGCTTTACATGCGACTGAATTAGCCATTCACAGTCCATTGTTGGAAGATATTGATATGCATGGTGCGAAAGGAATATTGGTGAATATTACATCGGGATTGGACTTGGAATTAGGCGAAGTTCAGGAAATTGGTGAAATGGTTGAAGAATACACCTCTGAAAACTCAACAGTGGTTATTGGTACTGCAATTGATCCGGATATGGAGGGAGAAATTCGTGTAACAGTTGTGGCAACAGGGCTCAATGGTACAGCAGAGCCTAAAGTGAAACTGGTAAAAGATTTGAACTCAGATGAAGATCGTACCAGCAATCCTGTTCTCGATAAGCTCTATGTTCCTAAAAGAACGACAGTTGGTGCAGGAAGTTCATTGATGTCTGACTCAGATGATGACAGTGTTTCAATCAGAGCTGAAAAAGACCCAATGATGTCAGATGATTATTTGAATATTCCAGCATTTCTAAGAAACCAAGTTGATTAA
- the ftsA gene encoding cell division protein FtsA → MARKSENNLVVGLDIGTSKIVAIVGEQHKDGSLEIVGIGSSPSRGLKRGVVVDIESTVQSIRRAIEEAELMAGCEIQSVYAGIAGSHIRSINSHGIVAIKDKEVTHQDVEKVLDAAKAVPIPADQKVLHVLPQEYVIDGQDGIRRPIGMSGVRLEARVHLITGSDSAAQNISKCVARCGLHVDQLIVEQLASSEAVLTDDEKELGVCLVDIGAGTTDIAIYTNGAIRHAVAIPIAGDQVTNDIAIAMRTPTQYAEEIKLKYACALRQLASAEETISVPSVGDRPARRLARQTLAEVVEPRYEELFTLIQSELQRSGFAELVAAGIVLTGGASKMEGTIELAEEIFHLPVRIGHPINISGLKEVVKNPVHSTGVGLLLYGSKNERGESELAESGNIFSKIKKWFFSEF, encoded by the coding sequence ATGGCTAGAAAATCAGAGAACAATTTGGTTGTTGGTTTGGATATTGGAACATCCAAGATTGTTGCAATTGTTGGCGAACAGCACAAAGACGGTAGTTTGGAAATTGTTGGAATCGGTTCATCTCCATCCAGAGGATTGAAACGCGGAGTGGTGGTTGATATTGAGTCCACAGTGCAATCTATTCGCAGAGCCATTGAAGAAGCTGAATTGATGGCGGGTTGTGAAATACAATCCGTTTATGCAGGAATTGCAGGAAGTCATATTCGTAGTATTAACTCACATGGAATTGTTGCAATCAAGGATAAAGAAGTGACACATCAGGATGTTGAAAAAGTTTTGGATGCGGCAAAGGCGGTTCCGATTCCTGCGGATCAAAAAGTTTTGCATGTTTTACCACAGGAATATGTCATAGATGGGCAAGATGGAATCAGGCGTCCCATCGGAATGTCCGGAGTGCGTTTAGAAGCCAGAGTGCATCTGATAACAGGCTCGGATTCTGCGGCACAAAATATTTCCAAATGTGTAGCTCGTTGCGGTTTGCATGTGGATCAGTTGATTGTTGAACAATTAGCATCTTCAGAAGCAGTTTTGACGGATGATGAAAAAGAACTTGGCGTTTGCTTGGTAGATATCGGAGCAGGAACGACAGACATTGCAATTTATACCAATGGGGCAATCAGACACGCAGTTGCTATCCCAATTGCGGGTGATCAGGTGACCAATGACATTGCAATTGCAATGAGAACACCGACTCAATACGCTGAAGAAATCAAATTGAAATATGCCTGTGCATTGAGACAGTTAGCATCGGCTGAAGAAACAATTTCCGTTCCCAGTGTCGGTGATCGTCCGGCAAGAAGATTGGCACGTCAAACATTGGCAGAGGTGGTTGAACCTCGTTATGAGGAATTATTTACTTTAATTCAATCCGAATTACAAAGAAGCGGTTTTGCAGAGTTGGTTGCTGCAGGAATCGTTTTAACCGGTGGTGCTTCAAAAATGGAAGGCACAATCGAGTTAGCAGAAGAAATATTTCATTTACCGGTACGAATCGGGCATCCGATTAACATTTCCGGTTTAAAAGAAGTTGTAAAGAATCCGGTTCATTCGACCGGCGTAGGGTTGTTGCTCTATGGTAGTAAGAATGAACGTGGTGAGAGTGAGCTTGCTGAATCGGGCAATATATTCAGCAAAATTAAAAAGTGGTTTTTCTCTGAATTTTAA
- a CDS encoding FtsQ-type POTRA domain-containing protein: MSKGTKLSLLMLSLTVLLMAAFFSGVIKSKHWEVNNIDVAAKFKRVNSEQIRVAVAAYPERSFFKIDVSQIRENLLEIPWVQSVIVTKKWPNTLLVQLNEHEAAAVWNNNKLLNDKGEIFKVDSIDDLSTLPKIYAKDVDSENTWHKFVRYNEIAKRTGYEITSANISDRGGWLANLSNGVEVNLGSQQIDAKLLRLADTWSQLIQLKPNPLDSIDLRYTNGYVVKWHEIPELQEQIDEIQQLHDDGKLNG; the protein is encoded by the coding sequence ATGTCAAAAGGCACAAAATTATCACTTTTGATGTTGTCTTTGACAGTACTGTTGATGGCTGCTTTTTTCTCAGGTGTGATTAAATCAAAACATTGGGAAGTGAATAATATTGATGTCGCTGCTAAATTTAAAAGAGTCAATTCTGAACAAATCAGAGTGGCTGTTGCTGCTTATCCGGAAAGATCGTTTTTCAAAATTGATGTTTCACAGATTAGAGAAAATTTATTGGAAATTCCTTGGGTTCAGTCAGTGATTGTAACTAAAAAATGGCCAAACACACTTTTGGTGCAATTGAATGAACATGAAGCTGCTGCCGTGTGGAATAACAATAAGCTGCTGAATGATAAAGGAGAAATATTCAAAGTTGATAGCATTGATGATTTATCGACACTACCAAAGATATATGCAAAAGATGTTGACTCAGAAAATACTTGGCACAAGTTTGTGAGATATAACGAAATCGCCAAGAGGACAGGATATGAGATAACTTCTGCGAATATTAGTGACAGAGGTGGATGGCTGGCAAATTTGAGTAACGGAGTGGAGGTTAATCTGGGTTCTCAGCAAATTGATGCAAAATTATTGAGGTTGGCTGATACATGGTCACAGTTGATTCAGTTGAAACCAAATCCGCTGGATTCCATTGATTTGCGTTATACCAATGGTTATGTCGTCAAGTGGCATGAAATTCCTGAGTTACAGGAACAAATTGATGAGATTCAACAATTACATGATGATGGAAAATTAAATGGCTAG
- a CDS encoding D-alanine--D-alanine ligase yields the protein MNLKFPKPLNELKIAVVMGGESAEREVSLNSGNAVLDALLSSGVKAVAIDGVKELLASNPQNFDAVFNILHGESGENGHLAGLLACMNIPFTGCDAQGAVLSWNKNTAKTLASAKGILTPKSQLLKKPSELQITDKGPWIVKPTEEGSSVGLYYADSVEELKKSVEKALGDVDSVLVESFIKGQECTVSIIKGEALPVIRIQPYVGLYDYEAKYKSNQTQYFCPSGLDDEIEKALQSDALIVYNCLKLKGWARVDFILDEKGNRWFLEANTTPGMTKTSLVPKAAAAIGWNFADLVLQILSTAFEEEV from the coding sequence ATGAACCTTAAATTTCCAAAACCACTGAATGAGCTAAAAATTGCAGTTGTGATGGGTGGTGAATCTGCAGAACGCGAGGTTTCACTCAACTCGGGAAATGCAGTTCTGGATGCATTATTATCATCAGGAGTAAAAGCTGTTGCCATTGATGGAGTTAAGGAATTGCTTGCATCTAATCCGCAAAATTTCGATGCAGTGTTTAATATTCTGCATGGAGAATCCGGTGAAAATGGTCATTTGGCAGGTTTGCTTGCGTGTATGAATATTCCTTTCACGGGTTGTGATGCTCAAGGCGCTGTATTGAGTTGGAATAAGAATACGGCGAAAACTCTGGCAAGTGCTAAAGGAATTCTAACACCTAAATCTCAACTCCTGAAAAAACCTTCAGAGTTACAAATAACAGATAAAGGACCTTGGATTGTAAAACCAACTGAAGAAGGCTCCAGTGTTGGCTTGTATTATGCCGATTCCGTTGAAGAACTCAAAAAATCTGTAGAAAAAGCACTTGGAGATGTGGATTCGGTTTTGGTTGAATCCTTTATTAAAGGACAAGAGTGTACGGTATCAATCATTAAAGGTGAGGCGTTACCGGTCATTCGTATTCAGCCTTATGTTGGGTTGTACGACTATGAAGCCAAATATAAAAGTAATCAGACACAATACTTTTGTCCAAGTGGATTGGATGATGAAATAGAAAAGGCTTTACAAAGCGATGCTCTCATAGTTTACAACTGTTTAAAACTTAAAGGTTGGGCTCGGGTGGATTTTATTTTGGATGAAAAAGGAAACAGATGGTTTTTGGAAGCGAATACAACACCTGGAATGACAAAAACCAGCTTGGTTCCTAAAGCGGCTGCTGCCATTGGCTGGAATTTTGCAGATTTGGTTTTACAAATTCTGTCAACGGCATTTGAAGAGGAAGTCTAA
- the murC gene encoding UDP-N-acetylmuramate--L-alanine ligase, which yields MSYMTPENRFVSRMQNIHMIGIGGSGMSGIAEVLHNLGFNVSGSDIQAGDVVERLRNMGITVAVGHKAENINDASVVVISSAIQKDNPELVAARESGKPILSRAEMLGELMRFKIGIAVAGTHGKTTTTSLIASVLAAGHLDPTFVIGGLLNSAGTNAGLGTSEYLVAEADESDGSFQLLQPVLAVVTNIDADHMQTFEGRFSLLKQAFNNFLHHLPFYGVAILCVDDEHVAELASRLLRPTITYGLSETAIIRAVNIKHHQINMSFDVLNDNAVVAQNVVINLPGLHNVQNALAAFAVGLELGVDAQNIAKGLADFAGIGRRFNLTENIKCKSGYFTLVDDYAHHPTELQAVIQASRQGWDNRLVVVFQPHRYTRTRDLFDEFTEALNHADVLILTDVYAAGENSISGFESADLSRSIRARGKIDPIYIADIENLQTDLQNIIHDGDLVLMVGAGSIGKVSKQIAKSGTLENGEHYEP from the coding sequence ATGAGTTATATGACTCCCGAGAACAGATTTGTCAGCCGTATGCAAAATATCCACATGATTGGAATTGGCGGAAGTGGCATGAGTGGTATTGCTGAGGTTTTGCATAACCTTGGGTTTAATGTTTCAGGTTCAGATATTCAAGCCGGTGACGTGGTTGAACGCCTGAGAAATATGGGAATTACAGTTGCCGTTGGACATAAAGCAGAAAATATAAATGATGCCAGTGTGGTAGTCATTTCATCAGCGATACAAAAAGATAACCCAGAACTGGTGGCTGCTCGTGAAAGTGGCAAGCCAATATTATCCAGAGCGGAAATGCTGGGTGAGTTGATGCGTTTCAAAATCGGGATAGCAGTTGCCGGAACGCATGGAAAAACCACCACCACATCTTTAATAGCAAGTGTTTTGGCTGCAGGGCACTTAGATCCGACATTTGTAATTGGTGGTTTATTGAATTCGGCAGGAACAAATGCCGGGCTGGGAACCAGCGAATATTTAGTCGCAGAAGCGGATGAAAGTGATGGCTCTTTTCAGCTATTACAACCGGTTTTAGCGGTTGTTACAAATATTGATGCGGATCACATGCAGACCTTTGAAGGGCGTTTTTCTCTATTGAAACAAGCATTTAATAACTTTTTGCATCATTTGCCATTCTATGGTGTGGCAATTTTGTGTGTGGATGATGAGCATGTTGCTGAATTAGCATCACGTTTGTTACGTCCGACTATAACTTATGGACTCAGCGAAACAGCAATAATTCGTGCTGTGAATATCAAACATCATCAAATTAATATGAGTTTTGATGTGCTAAATGACAACGCAGTTGTTGCGCAAAATGTAGTGATTAATCTGCCCGGTTTACATAATGTTCAAAATGCCTTGGCAGCATTTGCAGTTGGTTTGGAGTTAGGTGTGGATGCTCAAAACATTGCGAAAGGTCTCGCTGACTTTGCCGGAATTGGCAGAAGATTTAATTTAACAGAAAACATCAAATGTAAATCAGGGTATTTCACTTTGGTGGATGATTATGCTCATCATCCAACAGAGCTTCAGGCAGTGATTCAGGCGAGTCGTCAAGGTTGGGATAATCGTTTAGTAGTGGTTTTCCAACCTCATCGATACACACGAACACGAGATTTATTTGATGAGTTCACCGAAGCATTAAACCATGCCGATGTTTTGATTTTAACCGATGTATATGCAGCGGGCGAGAATTCAATTTCCGGTTTTGAGTCAGCGGATCTCAGCAGAAGTATTCGAGCGAGAGGAAAAATCGACCCGATTTATATAGCTGATATTGAAAACCTGCAAACTGATTTGCAAAACATAATTCATGATGGAGATTTAGTGTTAATGGTTGGTGCCGGTAGTATCGGTAAAGTCAGTAAACAAATTGCTAAAAGTGGTACCTTGGAAAATGGAGAACATTATGAACCTTAA
- the murG gene encoding undecaprenyldiphospho-muramoylpentapeptide beta-N-acetylglucosaminyltransferase: MKVAIMAGGTGGHIFPGIAVAKELMKQNVEIVWLGAVGGMEEEIVKKHGIAIHLLTIKGLRGKGLKGLLTMPFKLFGATRSAGKFLKNEKVSLVVSMGGYVAGPGGLAARLKRIPMIVHEQNSKFGMTNKYLSRWARKVLTGFNLNGLYNSTWVGNPVRQDIEDSKKTENSDDKVRVLIIGGSLGAKSLNTRIPDLLKDLIQSGKILVKHQCGKNNQSMTQENYQSADEVEVVEFIDDMAATYSWADFIIARAGALTIAEINAVGLPAIFVPYPYAVDDHQTSNAKHVVDSGAAYIWQESDSEEKLSSTIKDLVENVELRKQMSEASKKLHKPNCAKTIADICMEVMA, encoded by the coding sequence ATGAAAGTTGCAATAATGGCAGGCGGCACCGGCGGGCATATTTTTCCAGGAATTGCAGTGGCTAAAGAACTAATGAAACAAAATGTGGAAATTGTTTGGTTGGGCGCAGTTGGTGGCATGGAGGAAGAAATAGTAAAAAAACACGGAATTGCCATTCATCTTTTAACAATCAAAGGATTGCGTGGAAAGGGTCTGAAAGGTTTGTTGACAATGCCTTTTAAACTATTTGGCGCGACAAGAAGTGCAGGAAAATTTCTTAAGAATGAAAAGGTTTCTTTGGTTGTCAGTATGGGTGGATATGTTGCCGGTCCTGGTGGATTAGCTGCTCGTTTGAAAAGAATTCCAATGATTGTCCATGAGCAAAACAGCAAATTCGGAATGACGAATAAATATCTTTCCCGTTGGGCCAGAAAAGTATTAACAGGATTCAATTTGAATGGTTTATACAACTCAACTTGGGTTGGAAATCCGGTCAGACAAGATATTGAAGATAGCAAAAAAACAGAGAATTCCGACGATAAAGTAAGAGTTTTAATTATTGGTGGATCATTGGGTGCAAAAAGTTTAAATACACGAATTCCGGATTTATTAAAGGATTTGATTCAATCAGGAAAAATATTAGTCAAACACCAGTGCGGTAAAAATAATCAATCTATGACTCAGGAAAACTATCAATCAGCTGATGAGGTCGAGGTTGTTGAATTTATTGATGATATGGCAGCAACTTACAGTTGGGCGGATTTTATTATTGCCAGAGCAGGAGCATTAACAATTGCTGAAATCAACGCGGTTGGTTTACCGGCGATTTTTGTTCCATATCCTTATGCTGTTGATGATCATCAAACTTCAAATGCAAAGCATGTGGTTGATAGCGGTGCAGCTTATATCTGGCAGGAGTCGGACTCCGAAGAAAAGCTCAGTTCCACTATCAAAGATTTGGTAGAAAATGTTGAATTAAGAAAGCAAATGTCTGAAGCCTCAAAAAAATTACATAAACCGAATTGTGCCAAAACAATCGCTGATATTTGCATGGAGGTAATGGCATGA
- the ftsW gene encoding putative lipid II flippase FtsW, translating to MKATAIQANKKSVTGVFSVGYDFWLLFSLGCLISLGIIMVASSSFAIAENSNGDAFYYLKRHIVFIGLGIFLSFIVLSMKMEWMQKLSKVLIIISLLLLILVVVPGLGVKVGGARRWLNLGISRFQVVEAVKLAMIVYLAGYVVRHKVGLQHKFIGVVKPLMLSGLLAVLLLMQPDFGSAVLLLTITLFMVFIAGARFRDLLILAVFAASMMAFLAYAEPYRIQRLISFQNPWSDPFGGGFQLVQALIAIGSGKLTGIGVGGSVQKLFYLPEAHTDFVFSVFAEEMGFVGVIALIVIYLLLIFRIFSISKVALSLGKEFSSYACAGIAVWLSLQTFLSMGVNLGLLPTKGLTLPFISSGGSAIMMNILAIALVMRVSYENRVHFVKAIKKKSAEVSS from the coding sequence ATGAAAGCAACAGCAATACAAGCGAACAAAAAATCAGTCACCGGAGTTTTTTCCGTTGGTTATGATTTTTGGCTGCTATTTTCCTTGGGGTGTTTGATTTCGCTCGGAATTATTATGGTGGCATCCTCGTCATTTGCTATTGCTGAAAATTCCAATGGAGATGCTTTTTATTATTTGAAGAGACACATCGTATTTATTGGACTTGGAATTTTTCTCAGTTTTATTGTGCTTTCAATGAAAATGGAATGGATGCAAAAATTGAGTAAGGTTTTGATAATTATTTCGCTATTACTACTGATTTTGGTGGTTGTTCCGGGCTTGGGAGTCAAAGTCGGTGGAGCCAGACGCTGGTTGAACTTGGGTATTTCAAGATTCCAAGTTGTTGAAGCGGTTAAACTAGCAATGATTGTTTATTTGGCGGGATATGTTGTTCGTCATAAAGTTGGTTTACAACATAAATTTATAGGTGTTGTGAAACCATTGATGTTGTCGGGGTTATTAGCTGTTCTTTTACTCATGCAACCTGACTTTGGATCGGCTGTTTTGTTGTTAACAATTACATTGTTCATGGTTTTCATTGCCGGAGCCAGATTTAGAGACTTGTTAATTCTGGCAGTGTTTGCAGCCTCAATGATGGCATTTCTGGCTTATGCAGAGCCTTATCGAATTCAAAGATTGATTAGTTTTCAAAACCCCTGGAGCGATCCGTTCGGTGGCGGTTTTCAGTTGGTTCAGGCATTAATAGCTATCGGAAGCGGAAAACTCACCGGTATTGGTGTCGGTGGAAGTGTACAAAAATTATTCTATTTGCCTGAAGCACATACCGATTTTGTATTTTCGGTTTTTGCTGAAGAGATGGGATTTGTCGGAGTAATAGCATTGATAGTTATATACCTACTATTAATTTTCAGAATCTTTTCGATTTCCAAAGTGGCACTGAGTCTTGGAAAAGAATTTTCATCCTATGCCTGTGCCGGAATCGCAGTTTGGTTATCACTACAAACTTTTTTAAGCATGGGAGTGAATCTCGGATTGTTGCCTACTAAAGGTTTAACCTTGCCGTTTATCAGTTCGGGTGGTTCGGCAATCATGATGAATATTCTGGCAATTGCATTAGTGATGCGTGTGTCGTACGAAAACCGAGTCCATTTTGTAAAAGCAATCAAGAAAAAATCAGCAGAGGTGTCATCATGA
- the mraY gene encoding phospho-N-acetylmuramoyl-pentapeptide-transferase has product MIHWIAEYFQGDLNWLNLFSYQTFRAIAAALTALILSLFLGPAFIRKLQMKQIGQQVRKLGPESHYSKQGTPTMGGGLIIFAVLLSCLLWANLSINYVWVCMYVLFGFGLIGWLDDYRKLVLKNSAGLSATWKYFLQSLFGISAVLYLFYFGDASLKTQMVIPFVKDLDWSLGWLVIPLGYFVMVGSSNAVNLTDGLDGLAIMPVVLVAAALGVIAYLSGHAVFSEYLYIPFIKNSGEVSVFCAAIVGSGLGFLWFNTYPAEMFMGDVGALSLGAALGIVAIITRQELVFFIMCGVFVMETVSVILQVGSYKLRKKRIFKMAPIHHHFELKGWPEAKVVVRFWILALIMVLVGLATLKIR; this is encoded by the coding sequence ATGATTCATTGGATTGCTGAATATTTTCAAGGTGATTTGAATTGGTTGAATTTGTTCTCCTATCAAACATTCAGAGCAATCGCGGCCGCTTTGACTGCACTAATTCTCAGTTTGTTTCTGGGTCCTGCGTTTATTAGAAAATTACAAATGAAGCAAATTGGACAACAAGTTAGAAAACTTGGTCCAGAGTCGCATTATTCCAAACAAGGCACACCAACAATGGGTGGTGGGTTGATTATTTTTGCTGTATTGCTTTCATGTTTGCTTTGGGCCAATTTATCCATCAATTATGTTTGGGTTTGTATGTATGTGTTGTTTGGTTTTGGATTGATTGGCTGGCTGGATGATTATCGAAAACTGGTTTTGAAAAATTCTGCCGGTTTGTCAGCCACATGGAAATACTTTTTACAATCGCTATTTGGAATCAGTGCGGTTCTGTATTTGTTTTACTTCGGCGATGCGAGTTTAAAAACTCAAATGGTGATTCCGTTTGTGAAAGATTTGGATTGGTCTTTGGGATGGCTGGTAATTCCTTTGGGATATTTTGTCATGGTAGGTTCATCCAATGCGGTGAATTTAACGGATGGATTGGACGGTTTAGCAATCATGCCGGTGGTTCTGGTTGCGGCTGCATTAGGAGTAATTGCTTACCTATCCGGACATGCAGTTTTTTCTGAGTATTTGTATATTCCGTTCATTAAAAATAGCGGAGAAGTGTCTGTATTTTGTGCGGCAATTGTTGGATCAGGATTGGGGTTTCTTTGGTTTAACACCTATCCGGCAGAGATGTTTATGGGTGATGTCGGGGCTTTGTCACTGGGAGCGGCGCTTGGAATTGTGGCAATTATTACTCGTCAGGAACTGGTGTTTTTTATTATGTGTGGCGTGTTTGTAATGGAAACAGTTTCGGTGATTCTACAAGTTGGCTCTTACAAACTTCGTAAGAAAAGAATTTTTAAAATGGCACCTATTCACCATCACTTTGAGTTGAAAGGCTGGCCTGAGGCAAAAGTGGTGGTGAGATTTTGGATTTTGGCATTAATTATGGTTTTAGTTGGTTTAGCAACATTAAAAATTAGATAA